One region of Epilithonimonas zeae genomic DNA includes:
- a CDS encoding serine hydrolase domain-containing protein, which produces MSKIYLLFISFFILISCSVSKENKNNKIALTNEINTIYNQKKFNGFAVSVVNENGTLYKNGFGFSDVEIQRKYTTETIQNIGSVSKTFVGIALLKAQELGQLKLDDPIDQYLPFKVINPNFPQEKITIRQLATHTSSITDNEFYSSKNYYLKPNQNLKGLKLTFEDEQSFNPSDSIISLKSFLENVLTKNGKWNKDSFSAHKPGTIYEYSNVGTALAGFIIEQATGESFNQFTKKYILEPLKMKESGWKSEEINMTNYSRLYENPTTPLPYYELITYPDGGFITNVNDLSKYLSELIKGYNGNGTILTKESYKEYFKPQLSETNFIERNTKNPYNESYNVGIFMGFGYTGYVGHTGGDPGTMSIMFFNPKTNLGRIMILNTNFSDKEGNKAFFDIWNAL; this is translated from the coding sequence ATGTCAAAAATATATTTGCTTTTCATTTCATTTTTTATTTTGATTTCCTGCTCTGTTTCGAAAGAAAATAAAAACAATAAAATAGCATTGACGAATGAAATCAATACCATTTATAATCAGAAAAAATTCAATGGATTTGCAGTTTCGGTTGTTAATGAAAATGGAACTTTGTATAAAAATGGATTTGGATTTTCCGATGTCGAGATTCAAAGAAAATACACTACAGAAACCATCCAGAATATCGGATCTGTTTCCAAAACTTTTGTCGGGATTGCACTTTTAAAGGCTCAGGAATTAGGACAATTAAAATTGGATGACCCGATTGATCAATATCTTCCCTTTAAAGTTATTAATCCGAATTTTCCACAGGAAAAAATAACAATTCGTCAATTAGCAACTCATACTTCATCCATTACTGATAACGAATTTTATTCCTCAAAGAACTATTATTTAAAGCCTAATCAAAATCTGAAAGGACTTAAGCTGACATTTGAAGATGAACAATCTTTCAATCCATCCGATTCTATTATTTCTCTTAAATCATTTTTGGAAAACGTTCTCACAAAAAATGGAAAATGGAACAAAGACAGTTTTTCTGCTCACAAACCAGGAACTATTTATGAATATTCGAATGTGGGAACTGCTTTGGCAGGTTTTATCATTGAGCAGGCAACTGGAGAATCATTCAATCAATTCACTAAAAAATATATTCTTGAGCCTTTGAAAATGAAAGAGTCTGGTTGGAAATCGGAAGAAATAAATATGACGAACTATTCAAGACTTTATGAAAATCCAACAACGCCTCTTCCCTATTACGAACTGATTACATATCCTGACGGCGGATTTATAACCAATGTTAATGACTTAAGTAAATACCTATCAGAGCTAATCAAAGGTTACAATGGCAATGGAACGATTCTTACAAAAGAAAGTTATAAAGAATATTTCAAACCGCAGCTTTCTGAAACCAATTTCATTGAAAGAAATACCAAAAATCCGTATAATGAATCTTACAATGTTGGCATTTTTATGGGTTTTGGTTACACTGGCTATGTTGGACATACGGGAGGCGATCCGGGAACAATGTCGATTATGTTTTTTAATCCTAAAACCAATCTTGGCAGAATAATGATTTTAAACACCAATTTCTCTGACAAAGAAGGGAACAAAGCTTTCTTCGACATTTGGAATGCATTGTAA
- the lgt gene encoding prolipoprotein diacylglyceryl transferase, producing the protein MLHFYSLMFIFAFGFGYVIMTKIYRIDGVDEKFVEPFFTWTLVGTILGARLGHVIFYQPELFKEDFLSVFLPISTRGGLHFTGFSGLASHGAAIAVIATTLYYSLKIIKKNPLWVYDRIGIVVALGGAFVRMGNFFNSEILGKPVDPSSPFAILFPQQSSEYGVTIPRYPSQLFEAFGYVCLFVLLWFLYRKTDKKYQQGWLFGLFFILLWAIRFFVEFLKEPQGDEIIHFAGLNTGQVLSIPFMIAGLVIMIYSKKFKLPKEENATA; encoded by the coding sequence ATGCTGCATTTCTATAGTTTGATGTTCATTTTCGCATTTGGATTCGGTTATGTTATTATGACCAAAATTTACAGAATAGACGGTGTAGATGAAAAATTTGTAGAGCCATTTTTCACTTGGACTTTGGTAGGAACTATTCTTGGAGCTAGATTAGGTCACGTGATTTTTTATCAGCCAGAATTATTCAAAGAAGATTTCCTGAGTGTTTTCTTGCCAATCAGTACGAGAGGTGGATTGCATTTCACAGGCTTTTCCGGCTTGGCAAGTCACGGTGCTGCGATTGCGGTAATTGCAACTACATTATATTACAGTTTGAAAATCATCAAAAAAAATCCGCTTTGGGTTTATGACAGAATTGGGATTGTGGTAGCTTTAGGCGGCGCATTTGTGAGAATGGGAAATTTCTTTAATTCTGAGATTTTAGGAAAACCTGTTGACCCATCTTCGCCATTTGCGATTCTTTTCCCTCAGCAAAGTTCTGAATATGGTGTAACTATTCCACGTTATCCAAGCCAGTTATTTGAAGCATTTGGTTATGTTTGTCTTTTCGTTTTACTTTGGTTCTTGTACCGTAAAACTGATAAGAAATATCAACAAGGCTGGTTATTCGGATTGTTTTTCATTTTACTTTGGGCGATTAGATTCTTTGTAGAATTCTTGAAAGAGCCACAAGGTGACGAGATTATTCATTTTGCCGGGCTTAATACAGGTCAGGTTTTGAGTATTCCGTTTATGATTGCCGGTTTGGTGATTATGATTTATTCTAAGAAATTCAAACTTCCGAAAGAAGAAAATGCAACCGCATAA
- the yidD gene encoding membrane protein insertion efficiency factor YidD encodes MLNKILTFPLVVLIKFYQLAISPWLGKNCRYDPTCSHYTLEALKVHGLIKGSWLAMKRIGSCHPWGGEGYDPVPPKQH; translated from the coding sequence ATGCTGAACAAGATTCTGACTTTTCCGTTGGTGGTTTTGATAAAGTTTTATCAACTCGCTATCTCACCTTGGCTGGGAAAAAACTGCCGGTATGACCCGACATGTTCGCATTATACTTTGGAAGCTTTGAAGGTGCACGGACTGATCAAAGGGAGCTGGCTGGCGATGAAAAGAATCGGGAGCTGTCATCCTTGGGGAGGCGAAGGCTACGACCCTGTTCCGCCGAAACAACATTAA
- a CDS encoding MFS transporter has translation MDKRIFPLALGGLGLGTTEFVIMGLLPDVAESLKISIPQAGHLISSYAFGVVVGAPILIGYAAKYPPKKILIFLMIAFTLFNALSAFSNDYYSMMAIRFLAGLPHGAFFGVGTVVATRLAKPGKQAQSIAMMFTGLTLANLAMVPFVTWLGHQLNWRYAFGVVAIIGLITIVGLKFLLPSMNSLRTTTLKKELEFFKTAKAWHIIAITAVGFGGLFAWFSYITPLMTNVSKFETDFIAYIMILAGAGMVVGNFLGGILADKMRPALAGAILLSAMILALIGVFFFSENQTISLILTFICGALSMAVGTPVNIMMLRSAKNSEMMAAAFMQAAFNIGNSVGALFGGFPLEFGLSYNYPSLVGAGLAALGFLLCLAFIKKYKPVI, from the coding sequence ATGGATAAAAGGATATTTCCACTGGCATTAGGTGGATTGGGATTAGGCACAACAGAATTTGTAATTATGGGACTTTTGCCAGACGTTGCAGAATCACTTAAAATCTCCATTCCGCAAGCTGGACATTTGATTTCTTCTTATGCATTTGGAGTAGTTGTAGGTGCACCGATCCTGATTGGTTATGCTGCAAAATATCCACCAAAGAAAATCCTTATTTTCTTGATGATTGCCTTTACTTTGTTCAATGCGCTTTCTGCTTTTTCGAATGATTATTATTCGATGATGGCGATCAGATTTTTGGCTGGGCTTCCTCACGGGGCATTTTTCGGGGTTGGAACTGTGGTTGCAACAAGATTGGCAAAGCCTGGAAAACAGGCACAAAGTATCGCAATGATGTTCACTGGACTCACATTGGCGAATCTTGCAATGGTACCTTTCGTAACTTGGCTTGGACATCAGCTAAATTGGCGATATGCTTTTGGAGTGGTCGCTATCATTGGATTGATAACAATTGTCGGTCTCAAATTCCTGCTTCCATCAATGAACAGTTTACGAACCACAACATTGAAAAAAGAACTGGAGTTCTTCAAAACTGCAAAAGCTTGGCATATTATCGCTATTACAGCCGTTGGATTTGGCGGATTATTCGCTTGGTTCAGTTATATCACACCGTTGATGACTAATGTTTCTAAATTCGAAACTGATTTTATCGCTTATATTATGATTCTCGCAGGAGCTGGAATGGTGGTTGGTAATTTTCTTGGCGGAATTTTGGCTGATAAGATGCGTCCTGCTTTGGCTGGAGCAATACTTTTAAGTGCCATGATTCTTGCTTTGATTGGTGTGTTCTTTTTTTCGGAGAATCAAACTATTTCTTTGATTTTGACATTCATCTGTGGTGCTTTATCGATGGCTGTGGGAACTCCAGTAAATATTATGATGTTACGCTCTGCGAAAAATTCTGAAATGATGGCAGCTGCTTTTATGCAGGCCGCTTTCAATATCGGGAATTCTGTAGGCGCGCTTTTTGGCGGATTTCCTTTAGAATTTGGATTGTCATATAATTATCCGTCGTTGGTTGGTGCAGGTTTGGCCGCGCTAGGATTCTTGCTTTGTCTTGCTTTTATCAAGAAATATAAACCGGTTATTTAG
- a CDS encoding alpha-ketoglutarate-dependent dioxygenase AlkB family protein, which yields MSLFDDQFDIIENILPYDGTTSYYGKIFSEEEANNYFQKLMTEVEWKSDEAVIFGKLIETKRKVAWYGNEEFSYTYSGRTKTALPWNKTLLEIKEKIENVSGETFNSCLLNLYHDGSEGMAYHSDGEKDLKDNGAISSVSFGAERKFNFKHKTTKELISLVLEHGSLLMMKDTTQKFWLHRLPTTTRIIKSRISLTFRTIDKSK from the coding sequence ATGAGCCTTTTTGACGACCAATTCGACATCATAGAAAACATTCTGCCCTATGATGGAACAACTTCTTACTATGGAAAAATATTTTCTGAAGAAGAAGCGAACAATTATTTTCAAAAATTAATGACCGAAGTTGAATGGAAAAGTGATGAAGCGGTCATCTTCGGAAAACTTATTGAAACCAAAAGAAAAGTCGCGTGGTATGGCAATGAGGAATTCAGTTATACCTATTCAGGAAGGACGAAAACAGCTTTGCCTTGGAACAAAACCCTTCTTGAAATCAAAGAAAAAATTGAAAACGTAAGTGGCGAAACTTTTAATTCCTGTTTACTGAATCTCTATCACGACGGTTCCGAAGGAATGGCTTATCACAGCGACGGCGAAAAGGATTTGAAAGATAATGGCGCAATAAGCTCTGTGAGTTTTGGTGCTGAAAGGAAATTCAATTTCAAACATAAAACTACGAAAGAATTGATTTCTCTTGTTCTTGAACACGGCAGTCTTTTGATGATGAAAGATACAACTCAGAAATTCTGGCTCCACAGATTACCAACAACTACAAGAATTATCAAATCAAGAATTAGTCTGACTTTCCGGACAATTGATAAGTCTAAATAA
- a CDS encoding nuclear transport factor 2 family protein: protein MKTIQILITALFISVMTIACNNCDSKDNSTNEQFVKKYFQLFNQHQWKALSELYVENAEFKDPSFGTRIVKQSRQEFVRKYSELNQMFPDLKDEIKTIYVSGNNNVIVEFVSTGTAPDNSKFKLPICTIFTIENGKITKDFTYYDNFDETK from the coding sequence ATGAAAACCATTCAAATTCTGATAACGGCATTATTTATTTCTGTAATGACAATTGCCTGTAACAATTGTGATTCGAAGGACAATTCGACTAATGAACAATTCGTAAAGAAATATTTCCAATTGTTCAACCAACATCAATGGAAAGCGCTTTCCGAGCTTTATGTAGAAAACGCAGAATTCAAAGATCCAAGTTTCGGAACCAGAATTGTAAAGCAAAGCCGGCAAGAATTCGTCAGAAAATATTCGGAGTTAAACCAAATGTTTCCTGACCTGAAGGACGAAATCAAAACAATTTATGTATCTGGTAATAATAACGTCATCGTTGAATTTGTTTCGACAGGAACTGCGCCGGATAATTCCAAATTTAAATTGCCTATTTGTACTATTTTCACCATTGAGAATGGAAAAATTACCAAAGATTTTACTTATTACGATAATTTTGACGAAACTAAATAA
- a CDS encoding Na+/H+ antiporter — protein MHTLLPFLLAMVAAIVLLTILANKLRIAYPILLVVAGLLISFVPGLPMVRVDPDLIFFIFLPPLLFEAAWSISFKEMKKWWRIIGSFAFLVVFFTALSVAIFANHFIPGFTIGLGFLLGGIVSPPDAVSTGAITKFVKIPKSTSAILEGESLLNDASSLIIFRFALIAVGTGQFIWQEAATSFVWMVIGGAGIGLLLGWLFVQIHKLLDTEPASDVALTLIEPYFMYLAAELLHSSGVLAVVAGGLYMSSKRLIFLNSASRIKGYSVWESFVFILNGIVFLLIGLELPEIVDGIRSEGVQVRTAVGYSILVTAVLILARIISAYAALVATIIFRPSVIPNASSRRRRYLMPLLLGWTGMRGVVSLAAALAIPVSLNGEAFPHRNLILFITFIVILLTLVIQGLTLPVLIQRTGLFGGIYNEEDELETRRKIKHGLRHHIYDKLKFKYDNGLNGNPGFDRIMKHWEEKINANDDNWMSNESKEIFYELLENQREYLTELNQDPKIDEEIIRQQLYQIDLEEERIKSI, from the coding sequence ATGCATACACTTTTACCTTTTTTGCTTGCTATGGTTGCGGCCATTGTGTTGCTTACCATTTTGGCCAATAAGCTGAGAATCGCCTATCCTATTTTGCTGGTGGTAGCCGGCTTACTCATCAGTTTTGTTCCTGGTTTGCCAATGGTGAGAGTAGACCCGGACCTCATCTTTTTCATTTTCTTACCACCTTTATTGTTCGAAGCAGCTTGGAGCATTTCTTTTAAAGAAATGAAAAAATGGTGGCGAATCATCGGCAGCTTCGCATTTCTGGTGGTTTTCTTCACGGCATTGTCAGTGGCCATTTTCGCCAATCATTTTATTCCCGGCTTCACCATCGGATTGGGATTTCTTTTGGGCGGAATTGTCTCACCTCCTGATGCTGTAAGTACGGGTGCTATTACCAAATTCGTCAAAATTCCAAAATCAACATCAGCAATTCTTGAAGGCGAAAGTCTCCTGAACGATGCTTCATCATTAATTATTTTCCGATTTGCGCTGATTGCTGTAGGCACTGGACAATTTATCTGGCAGGAAGCAGCTACCAGCTTTGTATGGATGGTCATCGGCGGTGCTGGAATCGGATTGCTTTTGGGTTGGTTATTCGTTCAGATTCACAAGTTACTGGATACAGAACCTGCTTCTGATGTCGCATTGACATTGATTGAGCCTTATTTTATGTATCTCGCTGCAGAATTATTACATAGTTCCGGCGTTTTGGCGGTAGTTGCCGGCGGATTGTATATGTCCTCCAAACGTTTGATTTTTCTTAACAGTGCCAGCCGAATCAAAGGTTACAGCGTTTGGGAAAGTTTTGTTTTCATTCTCAACGGCATCGTGTTTTTGTTGATAGGATTGGAACTTCCGGAGATTGTAGACGGCATCCGTTCGGAGGGTGTTCAGGTAAGAACGGCAGTTGGTTATAGCATTTTGGTGACAGCTGTTTTGATTTTGGCCAGAATTATCAGTGCTTATGCGGCTTTGGTGGCGACGATTATTTTCCGTCCCAGTGTCATTCCTAATGCTTCATCCAGACGCAGACGTTATCTAATGCCATTACTTCTCGGTTGGACAGGAATGCGTGGTGTGGTTTCACTTGCTGCTGCTTTGGCTATTCCGGTGAGTTTAAATGGCGAAGCATTTCCACACAGAAATTTGATTTTATTCATCACATTTATCGTCATTTTATTGACCTTGGTGATTCAGGGGCTTACCTTGCCTGTGCTAATTCAAAGAACAGGTTTGTTTGGGGGAATTTACAATGAGGAAGACGAATTGGAAACCAGACGAAAAATCAAGCACGGATTGCGACACCATATTTATGACAAATTGAAATTTAAATATGACAACGGTTTGAATGGAAATCCAGGATTTGATAGGATTATGAAACATTGGGAAGAAAAAATCAATGCGAATGACGACAACTGGATGAGCAATGAATCGAAAGAAATATTTTACGAACTTCTTGAAAACCAAAGAGAATATCTGACAGAACTGAATCAAGATCCGAAAATTGATGAGGAAATCATCCGTCAGCAATTGTATCAGATTGATTTGGAAGAGGAACGAATTAAGAGCATCTAA
- the hisS gene encoding histidine--tRNA ligase: MKPSLAKGTRDFTAKEVSRRKYIINTLQNNFELFGFQPLETPSFENLSTLTGKYGEEGDRLIFKILNSGDYASKTNEEDWINKNSQKLISQISEKALRYDLTVPFARFVAMNHGQLAFPFKRYQIQPVWRADRPQKGRFREFYQCDADVVGSISLWQEVELLQLYFKSFKDLKLSVSIHINNRKILSGLAEYAGIANQLIDFTVALDKLDKIGKEGVVKEMQEKGISEEAISKLDFLFNQTTDALENLLNLKEKFAGNEIGLKGVEELEFVITNALNLGIDSQNLVFDITLARGLDYYTGAIFEVKADEVAMGSIGGGGRYDNLTEVFGVKDIPGIGISFGLDRIYLVMEELGIFPEDSVNNVKYLFANYGEAESIEALKLIAELRERNISAELYPEASKLKKQFTYAEKKGIENLVFLGEQEIKDGNVTVKNLNSGEQQTLKIGKFLN; encoded by the coding sequence ATGAAGCCGAGCTTAGCAAAAGGAACAAGAGATTTTACCGCGAAAGAAGTTTCCAGAAGAAAATATATCATCAATACATTACAGAATAATTTTGAATTATTTGGATTCCAGCCGTTGGAAACACCAAGTTTCGAAAATCTTTCAACTTTGACAGGAAAATATGGGGAGGAAGGTGATCGATTGATTTTTAAAATCTTAAATTCCGGTGATTACGCTTCAAAAACCAATGAAGAAGACTGGATCAATAAAAATTCTCAGAAACTGATTTCCCAGATTTCCGAAAAAGCACTTCGTTACGACTTAACGGTTCCATTCGCTCGTTTTGTAGCAATGAATCACGGACAATTGGCTTTTCCTTTTAAACGTTATCAGATTCAGCCGGTTTGGAGAGCTGACAGACCTCAGAAAGGGCGATTTAGAGAGTTTTACCAATGTGATGCGGATGTTGTAGGAAGTATCAGTCTTTGGCAGGAAGTTGAATTGTTGCAATTGTATTTTAAATCATTCAAAGATTTGAAGTTATCGGTTTCGATTCATATCAATAACAGAAAAATCCTTTCTGGATTAGCCGAATATGCCGGAATTGCCAATCAATTGATTGATTTTACAGTTGCGTTGGACAAGCTTGATAAAATTGGAAAAGAAGGCGTTGTAAAAGAAATGCAGGAAAAAGGAATTTCTGAAGAAGCAATTTCTAAACTGGATTTTCTTTTCAATCAAACGACAGATGCGTTGGAAAATCTTCTTAATCTTAAAGAAAAATTTGCTGGAAACGAAATCGGACTGAAAGGCGTTGAAGAATTAGAATTTGTTATTACCAATGCTTTGAATCTCGGCATCGATTCTCAAAATTTAGTTTTTGATATTACTTTAGCTCGAGGTTTGGATTATTATACCGGTGCTATTTTCGAAGTTAAAGCTGATGAAGTTGCAATGGGTTCTATCGGCGGCGGTGGACGTTATGATAATCTGACGGAAGTTTTTGGCGTTAAGGATATTCCTGGAATTGGAATTTCTTTTGGCTTGGACAGAATTTATCTGGTAATGGAAGAACTTGGAATTTTCCCTGAAGATTCTGTAAATAATGTAAAGTACCTTTTTGCCAATTACGGAGAAGCTGAATCTATTGAAGCTTTAAAACTGATTGCTGAACTGAGAGAAAGAAATATTTCTGCAGAGCTTTATCCGGAAGCCTCAAAATTGAAAAAGCAGTTCACTTATGCTGAGAAAAAAGGAATAGAAAATCTGGTTTTTCTTGGTGAACAGGAAATTAAAGATGGAAATGTGACAGTTAAAAATCTTAATTCCGGCGAACAGCAAACATTAAAAATAGGTAAGTTTCTGAATTAA
- a CDS encoding helix-turn-helix domain-containing protein — MKNFFFIIFVLFFGFVFSKDINPKSYEDFRKGYESYSENDIRAFSYINPYIQKAKKEKKYPELFQAYRDAVFYSKSVDKKIKYADSCLDAAYKSTSEDRISTAYVLKGSIYYAKMKKYKPALDEYLMAYKYSKNTGDLYLKNKVSYHLGVVKNYLGYNDEALDLFRECVNFFESEVNNTKAHKFQIFNNQKGYLNSLHQMIICYRNKKDFVKVDSLINIGLLKTFNEPDFSQERGYFLKSKGLSEFSNSKYESSIDYLTQSLDLMKEDFAWKSVDYFYIGKSYLALKKEDLAISNFKKIDSIFTKQEFLLPELRENYELLINYYKGKNDAKQQLYYTTQLLKADSIISRDFAYLSPKVHREYDTNALLEEKGKLEKVNIWGGVFIILLAGLATFLIITLFKKFKKEKDILQKYFVLQEKLQTHNYTRPESSIPVVNNTENNDDKRSHIAETIKEELLHKLKVFEEKKQFTQKGLTIQKLATQLDTNSNYLSHVINDNKGMNFNKYLGDLRIRHITQLLFEKNIYLNYTIDTLAKECGIASRQNFSDLFFEINGIRPTDFIRNRKKEIAGVNINSSVDNIQGLVSEN; from the coding sequence ATGAAAAATTTTTTCTTTATCATATTCGTCCTGTTTTTCGGTTTTGTTTTTTCCAAAGACATTAATCCAAAAAGCTATGAAGATTTTCGAAAAGGATATGAAAGTTATTCAGAAAATGACATACGAGCTTTTTCTTACATCAATCCTTATATTCAGAAAGCAAAAAAGGAAAAAAAATATCCTGAACTTTTCCAGGCATACAGAGATGCGGTTTTCTACTCCAAATCTGTTGATAAAAAAATAAAATATGCAGATAGCTGCTTGGATGCCGCCTACAAATCAACAAGTGAGGACAGGATTTCTACAGCTTATGTACTGAAAGGCAGTATTTATTATGCAAAAATGAAAAAATATAAGCCTGCTTTGGATGAATATCTAATGGCTTATAAATATTCTAAAAATACGGGAGATTTATATCTTAAGAACAAGGTTTCTTACCATTTAGGAGTTGTTAAAAACTATTTAGGTTATAATGATGAAGCTTTAGATCTATTCCGAGAATGCGTCAATTTTTTTGAAAGTGAGGTTAATAACACAAAAGCTCATAAATTTCAAATCTTTAATAATCAAAAAGGTTATCTGAACAGTCTACATCAAATGATTATCTGTTATAGAAATAAGAAAGATTTTGTAAAAGTAGATTCTTTAATCAATATTGGATTACTAAAAACTTTCAACGAACCAGATTTTTCCCAAGAGAGAGGCTATTTCTTAAAAAGCAAGGGACTATCTGAATTTTCCAATAGTAAATACGAATCTTCAATCGATTATCTTACTCAGTCTTTGGATTTGATGAAAGAAGATTTTGCTTGGAAATCTGTTGATTACTTCTATATTGGAAAAAGTTATTTGGCTCTTAAAAAAGAAGATCTGGCAATTTCTAATTTTAAGAAAATTGATTCTATTTTTACTAAACAAGAATTTTTGTTGCCCGAATTAAGAGAAAACTATGAACTTCTCATCAATTATTATAAAGGAAAGAATGATGCAAAACAACAATTGTATTATACTACTCAATTATTAAAAGCTGATAGTATTATCTCAAGAGATTTTGCTTATCTGTCTCCTAAAGTTCATCGAGAATACGATACCAATGCGCTTCTTGAAGAAAAGGGTAAATTAGAAAAAGTTAATATTTGGGGTGGAGTGTTTATCATTTTGTTAGCTGGATTGGCCACTTTTCTCATCATTACTCTGTTCAAAAAGTTTAAAAAAGAAAAAGATATCCTTCAAAAATATTTTGTTTTGCAAGAAAAATTGCAAACACATAATTATACACGTCCTGAAAGTTCTATACCTGTTGTTAATAATACAGAAAATAATGACGATAAGCGATCTCACATCGCAGAGACGATAAAAGAAGAACTATTACACAAGCTGAAAGTATTTGAAGAGAAGAAACAATTCACTCAGAAAGGGCTGACTATACAGAAGTTAGCTACTCAGTTGGACACCAATTCCAATTATCTTTCTCATGTTATTAATGATAACAAAGGAATGAATTTCAACAAGTACCTAGGCGATTTGAGAATCAGACATATCACTCAATTACTTTTTGAAAAGAATATCTACCTCAATTATACCATTGATACTTTGGCAAAAGAATGTGGAATTGCTTCAAGACAAAACTTCTCAGACCTTTTCTTTGAGATCAACGGTATTAGACCCACAGATTTTATACGAAACAGAAAAAAAGAAATAGCGGGAGTTAATATTAATTCTTCTGTTGATAATATTCAGGGTTTAGTTTCTGAAAATTAA
- a CDS encoding S1 RNA-binding domain-containing protein: MKPGQTQTLTISEQISSGFILRDENGEKAFIQKVFADDSWEIGGEVEVFVYQEEGSLKATTEKANAEIGEFAVMTSVQSLPSGAFMDWGIIKDLFIPYKQQKSKIIEGKRYLVYVYIDEATGLITGTTKFKRNPQYENLPFKNGDKVDLIVMNESELGWNVVINKQYIGLIYASDVFKKLYPLSEESGYIKTIREDGKIDITLQPQGFENVDEFKQKIIDKLNDNYGLLYLSDKSSPEEIKDELQMSKKNFKKAIGSLYKDKVIEILEDKIRLL; the protein is encoded by the coding sequence ATGAAGCCTGGACAAACTCAAACTCTTACAATTTCTGAACAAATTTCATCCGGATTTATCCTTCGAGATGAAAACGGTGAAAAAGCTTTCATCCAAAAAGTTTTTGCAGATGATTCTTGGGAAATTGGAGGAGAAGTAGAAGTTTTTGTTTATCAGGAAGAAGGTAGCCTAAAAGCTACCACTGAAAAAGCGAATGCCGAAATAGGGGAGTTTGCAGTTATGACAAGCGTGCAAAGTTTGCCAAGTGGTGCTTTTATGGATTGGGGAATTATCAAAGATCTTTTTATTCCATATAAGCAGCAAAAATCTAAAATCATCGAAGGAAAGCGTTATCTGGTATATGTCTATATCGATGAAGCTACTGGACTGATTACGGGAACAACCAAATTCAAACGTAATCCCCAATACGAAAATTTACCTTTTAAAAATGGCGATAAAGTAGATCTGATTGTCATGAACGAGTCTGAATTAGGTTGGAATGTCGTTATCAACAAGCAATATATAGGATTAATCTACGCTTCTGATGTTTTCAAAAAACTGTATCCACTGTCAGAAGAATCTGGTTATATCAAAACTATTCGTGAAGATGGCAAAATAGATATCACGTTGCAGCCTCAAGGTTTTGAGAATGTAGACGAGTTCAAACAAAAAATCATCGATAAACTAAATGATAACTACGGATTACTTTATTTATCTGACAAATCTTCTCCTGAAGAAATCAAAGACGAGTTGCAAATGAGTAAGAAAAACTTCAAAAAAGCAATTGGAAGTCTTTATAAAGATAAAGTTATCGAAATTTTGGAAGATAAAATCCGATTGCTTTAA